From Spea bombifrons isolate aSpeBom1 chromosome 6, aSpeBom1.2.pri, whole genome shotgun sequence, a single genomic window includes:
- the LOC128500308 gene encoding sodium- and chloride-dependent creatine transporter 1-like isoform X2 gives MKQGGIAAWNIAPLFKGLGFASMVIVFFCNTYYIMILVWGLYYLVHSFTDTLPWATCGHAWNTKECTEVFRLDHCINGTSANVTSSGNVYNLSCDALVNKRSPVIEFWENKVLQISSGLSEPGQLNWQMILCLLATWVIVYFCIWKGVKSTGKVVYFTALFPYVVLIVLLAHGVTLPGALDGIVYYLKPNWSKLAEAQVWIDAGTQIFFSYAIGLGALTALGSYNRFHNNCYRDAFILAAINSSTSFFSGFVVFSVLGFMASEQGVDISKVAESGPGLAFIAYPKAVTLMPFAPIWAALFFFMLLVLGLDSQFVGVEGFLTGIMDLFPHPINGFVRREVTAALCCLLCFIIDLSMVTEGGMYVFQLFDYYSASGITLLWQAFWECVVIAWVYGADRFMDDIARMIGYRPLPYMKWCWSVLTPLVCVGIFLFHVVNYKPLTYNKSYVYPWWGEAIGWGLALSSMLCIPMTVVIKLLRSKGSLRERWHLLTTPVWGHHHLEYLTPEAETKLLPPDSLITLSKEKATLFETVI, from the exons ATGAAGCAAGGCGGCATCGCAGCGTGGAACATCGCCCCGTTATTTAAAG GTCTCGGCTTTGCCTCAATGGTGATTGTATTCTTCTGTAACACCTATTACATCATGATCCTGGTCTGGGGCCTCTATTACCTGGTGCACTCCTTCACCGACACCCTGCCCTGGGCCACGTGCGGCCACGCGTGGAATACCAAGGAGTGCACTGAAGTCTTCCGTCTGGACCATTGCATCAATGGGACGTCAGCCAACGTTACAAGCTCTGGAAATGTCTACAACCTCAGCTGTGATGCTCTTGTGAACAAACGTTCGCCTGTCATTGAGTTCTGGGA GAACAAAGTCCTACAGATCTCCAGTGGTTTGAGCGAACCTGGCCAATTGAACTGGCAGATGATACTCTGCCTGCTGGCGACCTGGGTCATCGTATATTTTTGTATCTGGAAGGGAGTGAAATCCACGGGAAAG gTCGTGTACTTCACCGCTTTGTTCCCGTATGTTGTCCTGATAGTCCTTTTGGCCCATGGAGTCACTCTCCCCGGAGCTCTGGACGGCATTGTGTACTATCTTAAACCTAACTGGTCTAAGCTTGCTGAAGCTCAG GTGTGGATTGATGCTGGAACTCAGATATTCTTCTCTTATGCTATCGGGTTAGGAGCCCTGACAGCCCTCGGTAGCTACAACAGATTTCACAATAACTGCTACAG AGATGCCTTCATACTGGCTGCTATTAACAGTTCCACCAGCTTCTTCTCCGGATTTGTCGTCTTCTCGGTCCTGGGCTTCATGGCCTCTGAGCAAGGAGTTGACATATCAAAAGTCGCAGAGTCCG GTCCAGGACTAGCATTTATTGCTTACCCGAAAGCTGTCACCTTGATGCCCTTTGCACCGATTTGGGCTGCTCTGTTCTTCTTTATGCTCTTAGTTCTTGGCCTAGATAGCCAG TTTGTGGGGGTCGAGGGATTCTTAACCGGGATTATGGATTTATTTCCTCACCCTATTAATGGCTTTGTGCGCAGGGAGGTCACCGCTGCACTCTGCTGCCTCTTATGTTTCATCATTGACCTCTCCATGGTGACCGAG GGCGGGATGTACGTCTTCCAGCTTTTCGACTATTATTCAGCGAGCGGCATCACTTTGTTGTGGCAGGCATTCTGGGAATGTGTGGTCATCGCCTGGGTTTATG GTGCTGACAGATTTATGGATGACATTGCCCGGATGATCGGTTACAGACCTCTCCCTTACATGAAATGGTGCTGGTCAGTGCTCACACCTTTAGTCTGTGTG GGTATCTTTTTGTTTCATGTTGTCAACTACAAGCCGCTGACTTACAACAAGTCCTATGTCTACCCTTGGTGGGGAGAAGCAATCGGCTGGGGCCTCGCGTTGTCATCAATGTTGTGCATCCCGATGACCGTGGTGATCAAGCTTCTTCGATCGAAGGGATCCCTGCGGGAG CGCTGGCACCTGTTGACCACCCCAGTTTGGGGTCACCACCATTTGGAATATCTCACTCCTGAGGCCGAGACCAAACTTCTCCCACCGGATTCCCTGATCACGCTCAGCAAAGAGAAAGCCACCCTGTTCGAGACCGTGATCTGA
- the LOC128500308 gene encoding sodium- and chloride-dependent creatine transporter 1-like isoform X1, which produces MRSIPTTPKEKHAEKDGCSQAREMEGTGAGEAIPDEKAVVAPLVAPAMGPVKIPIPERETWTRQMDFIMSCVGFAVGLGNVWRFPYLCYKNGGGVFLIPYLLIVFVGGIPVFFLEIALGQFMKQGGIAAWNIAPLFKGLGFASMVIVFFCNTYYIMILVWGLYYLVHSFTDTLPWATCGHAWNTKECTEVFRLDHCINGTSANVTSSGNVYNLSCDALVNKRSPVIEFWENKVLQISSGLSEPGQLNWQMILCLLATWVIVYFCIWKGVKSTGKVVYFTALFPYVVLIVLLAHGVTLPGALDGIVYYLKPNWSKLAEAQVWIDAGTQIFFSYAIGLGALTALGSYNRFHNNCYRDAFILAAINSSTSFFSGFVVFSVLGFMASEQGVDISKVAESGPGLAFIAYPKAVTLMPFAPIWAALFFFMLLVLGLDSQFVGVEGFLTGIMDLFPHPINGFVRREVTAALCCLLCFIIDLSMVTEGGMYVFQLFDYYSASGITLLWQAFWECVVIAWVYGADRFMDDIARMIGYRPLPYMKWCWSVLTPLVCVGIFLFHVVNYKPLTYNKSYVYPWWGEAIGWGLALSSMLCIPMTVVIKLLRSKGSLRERWHLLTTPVWGHHHLEYLTPEAETKLLPPDSLITLSKEKATLFETVI; this is translated from the exons AAAAAGATGGATGCTCCCAGGCGCGAGAAATGGAGGGGACGGGAGCGGGGGAAGCGATCCCGGACGAGAAGGCAGTTGTTGCCCCTTTGGTGGCGCCTGCCATGGGTCCAGTCAAGATACCCATCCCAGAACGGGAGACTTGGACCCGTCAGATGGACTTCATCATGTCTTGCGTGGGATTTGCTGTCGGACTTGGGAATGTCTGGAGGTTCCCGTACCTCTGCTATAAAAACGGAGGAG GCGTGTTTCTGATCCCGTATCTGTTGATTGTGTTTGTTGGAGGAATCCCGGTATTCTTCCTGGAAATTGCTTTGGGTCAATTCATGAAGCAAGGCGGCATCGCAGCGTGGAACATCGCCCCGTTATTTAAAG GTCTCGGCTTTGCCTCAATGGTGATTGTATTCTTCTGTAACACCTATTACATCATGATCCTGGTCTGGGGCCTCTATTACCTGGTGCACTCCTTCACCGACACCCTGCCCTGGGCCACGTGCGGCCACGCGTGGAATACCAAGGAGTGCACTGAAGTCTTCCGTCTGGACCATTGCATCAATGGGACGTCAGCCAACGTTACAAGCTCTGGAAATGTCTACAACCTCAGCTGTGATGCTCTTGTGAACAAACGTTCGCCTGTCATTGAGTTCTGGGA GAACAAAGTCCTACAGATCTCCAGTGGTTTGAGCGAACCTGGCCAATTGAACTGGCAGATGATACTCTGCCTGCTGGCGACCTGGGTCATCGTATATTTTTGTATCTGGAAGGGAGTGAAATCCACGGGAAAG gTCGTGTACTTCACCGCTTTGTTCCCGTATGTTGTCCTGATAGTCCTTTTGGCCCATGGAGTCACTCTCCCCGGAGCTCTGGACGGCATTGTGTACTATCTTAAACCTAACTGGTCTAAGCTTGCTGAAGCTCAG GTGTGGATTGATGCTGGAACTCAGATATTCTTCTCTTATGCTATCGGGTTAGGAGCCCTGACAGCCCTCGGTAGCTACAACAGATTTCACAATAACTGCTACAG AGATGCCTTCATACTGGCTGCTATTAACAGTTCCACCAGCTTCTTCTCCGGATTTGTCGTCTTCTCGGTCCTGGGCTTCATGGCCTCTGAGCAAGGAGTTGACATATCAAAAGTCGCAGAGTCCG GTCCAGGACTAGCATTTATTGCTTACCCGAAAGCTGTCACCTTGATGCCCTTTGCACCGATTTGGGCTGCTCTGTTCTTCTTTATGCTCTTAGTTCTTGGCCTAGATAGCCAG TTTGTGGGGGTCGAGGGATTCTTAACCGGGATTATGGATTTATTTCCTCACCCTATTAATGGCTTTGTGCGCAGGGAGGTCACCGCTGCACTCTGCTGCCTCTTATGTTTCATCATTGACCTCTCCATGGTGACCGAG GGCGGGATGTACGTCTTCCAGCTTTTCGACTATTATTCAGCGAGCGGCATCACTTTGTTGTGGCAGGCATTCTGGGAATGTGTGGTCATCGCCTGGGTTTATG GTGCTGACAGATTTATGGATGACATTGCCCGGATGATCGGTTACAGACCTCTCCCTTACATGAAATGGTGCTGGTCAGTGCTCACACCTTTAGTCTGTGTG GGTATCTTTTTGTTTCATGTTGTCAACTACAAGCCGCTGACTTACAACAAGTCCTATGTCTACCCTTGGTGGGGAGAAGCAATCGGCTGGGGCCTCGCGTTGTCATCAATGTTGTGCATCCCGATGACCGTGGTGATCAAGCTTCTTCGATCGAAGGGATCCCTGCGGGAG CGCTGGCACCTGTTGACCACCCCAGTTTGGGGTCACCACCATTTGGAATATCTCACTCCTGAGGCCGAGACCAAACTTCTCCCACCGGATTCCCTGATCACGCTCAGCAAAGAGAAAGCCACCCTGTTCGAGACCGTGATCTGA